In the genome of Cercospora beticola chromosome 2, complete sequence, one region contains:
- a CDS encoding uncharacterized protein (MEROPS:MER0021865) → MALSRHHAALSTPRSVEDLVQEAQQFEFNTNRPLQQWLRAAKMLLTEASICEQEGNLATAYLYLYRHADLILSKLPEHPDYRDPRYKLELSQARKTVQRNLVKLEQWKPRITQDYQRYAKAMDRRSAERQRAQQEFDQAARRLSYDPSRRTSIASMSSRPPSPISSLSAMDNREFAVNLAQRELKRRDASRKSTTEAGIPAATVAERRRGLVAPDYGDYAGTHGPSQGHDDGVRAVGQQLQQQSLRSRNGSNGDQSMSSTFSYPSVPQKESRMEWNTPPTQPSMPQSRYTMPIPPARPAKESLHKHSASELPRRQPPPRPPRPDSLETPGPPPSSPQVPSKYTFKPTAFTEAGAPLRTVLLPPDLRTQFLNLADPNTSRNLETCGILAGTIIANALFINTLIIPDQTSTSDTCDTTDQGEIDLFSYCDSNDLLVMGWIHTHPSQSCFLSSRDLHTSSGYQVMLPEAIAIVCAPRHNPDWGIFRLTDPPGLPHVLECRKPGIFHTHDEDRLYTDALRPGHVVEGPGLQFEVVDLRKGKMKVTS, encoded by the coding sequence ATGGCTTTGTCCCGCCACCATGCAGCTCTATCCACTCCGAGGAGCGTGGAGGATCTCGTGCAAGAAGCGCAGCAATTCGAGTTCAACACAAATCGTCCTCTGCAACAATGGCTCCGAGCGGCGAAAATGCTCCTCACCGAGGCCTCCATATGCGAGCAAGAAGGCAATTTAGCCACtgcttatctatatctttacCGCCATGCCGATCTCATTCTGAGCAAATTGCCTGAGCACCCAGACTACCGAGATCCACGTTACAAGCTCGAGTTATCACAGGCTCGAAAGACTGTCCAGCGAAACCTTGTGAAACTTGAACAATGGAAACCACGAATCACCCAGGACTACCAGCGTTATGCCAAGGCGATGGATAGACGAAGTGCAGAGAGGCAACGCGCGCAGCAAGAATTTGACCAAGCCGCAAGACGACTGTCATACGATCCTTCTCGCAGAACCTCAATTGCTTCGATGAGCAGCCGTCCTCCGAGTCCAATCTCATCATTGAGTGCAATGGACAATAGAGAGTTCGCTGTCAATCTTGCTCAGCGCGAATTGAAACGTCGCGATGCATCAAGAAAGTCGACGACGGAGGCAGGCATTCCCGCCGCGACTGTAGCAGAACGACGTCGTGGCCTCGTGGCACCGGACTATGGCGATTATGCAGGTACACACGGACCTTCACAAGGACATGATGACGGTGTGCGAGCAGTTGGCCAGCAGTTGCAGCAACAATCGCTTCGATCTCGCAATGGATCGAATGGGGACCAGTCGATGAGTTCAACATTCAGTTATCCATCGGTGCCTCAAAAAGAAAGTCGTATGGAATGGAATACGCCACCGACTCAGCCCTCCATGCCCCAATCTCGATATACAATGCCGATTCCACCTGCTCGTCCAGCAAAGGAATCGCTCCACAAACACAGCGCCTCTGAACTTCCAAGACGTCAGCCTCCTCCCAGGCCCCCACGACCAGATTCTCTCGAGACGCCCGGGCCCCCACCATCTTCTCCTCAAGTGCCCTCAAAGTACACCTTCAAACCGACCGCTTTCACCGAAGCCGGTGCACCCCTCCGCACCGTCCTACTTCCACCGGACCTTCGCACCCAATTCCTCAATCTCGCAGACCCCAACACATCCCGCAACCTCGAAACATGCGGTATCCTCGCCGGaaccatcatcgccaacgcCCTGTTCATCAACACTCTCATCATCCCAGACCAAACCTCCACCTCAGACACGTGCGACACCACCGACCAAGGTGAGATCGATCTGTTTTCCTACTGCGACAGCAATGACCTCCTAGTCATGGGCTGGATCCACACTCACCCTTCGCAATCCTGCTTTCTCTCTTCACGAGACCTTCACACCAGCTCCGGATACCAAGTCATGTTGCCCGAAGCCATCGCAATCGTCTGTGCACCACGACATAATCCCGACTGGGGCATTTTTCGCTTGACAGACCCGCCTGGCCTGCCACATGTGCTGGAGTGCAGGAAGCCGGGAATTTTCCACACGCACGACGAGGACCGGTTGTACACGGATGCACTTCGACCGGGCCACGTGGTTGAAGGGCCAGGTCTGCAGTTTGAAGTGGTGGATTTGAGGAAAGGGAAGATGAAAGTGACGTCGTAG